One genomic window of Luteitalea pratensis includes the following:
- a CDS encoding tripartite tricarboxylate transporter permease gives MPGDPMLLLAPMLSPDAWLYVLIGVCLGVLFGSLPGFTATMGLAVLTPFTFWVKPDQAMAMLLGLLVSAIFSGGVPAILLNTPGTPASIAMTWDGHPLARQGRAGLALGLNAIGAFLGIFLSLVVLLIAALPLSRLALRFGPAEYFAVAVFGLSTIVGVSGGSMLKGLATGLLGLLLAVVGLDAITGYPRFTFGQPELLDGVSFIPVMVGLFGIAEVFTQMVNAPRQQLDGSTQTTNMLPTREEARPLWMHGLRGSLMGIWIGIMPAAGADVGAILAWDQSRRFSKTPEKFGKGSLEGLIAATTGANAGIGGSLVTTLALGIPGDSAGAVLIGALLMHGLQPGPLLFRNRPDLVATIVALVFMASLVTLVWGLLGARVLAKILKIKDQYLWGTVLAVALGGSYALNQSTGDVWTALIGGVLGFLLRQQGFPMGPLVLALILGPMAESNLRRALALSEGSMATFVTRPISLLFLALGALTLLWPLFSKGGDSRLPDSSVPDSDTL, from the coding sequence ATGCCTGGCGATCCGATGCTCCTGCTCGCACCCATGCTGTCGCCAGACGCATGGCTCTACGTCCTGATCGGCGTGTGCCTCGGTGTGCTGTTCGGGAGCCTGCCCGGCTTCACGGCAACGATGGGGCTGGCTGTTCTGACGCCGTTCACGTTCTGGGTGAAGCCGGATCAGGCCATGGCGATGCTGCTCGGCCTGCTGGTCTCGGCCATCTTCAGCGGTGGCGTCCCGGCCATCCTGCTCAACACGCCAGGCACACCCGCGTCGATTGCCATGACGTGGGACGGCCACCCGCTCGCGCGCCAGGGCAGGGCAGGGCTCGCGCTCGGCCTCAACGCCATTGGCGCCTTCCTCGGCATCTTCCTCAGTCTCGTCGTGCTGTTGATTGCGGCGCTGCCGTTGTCGCGCCTCGCGCTGCGGTTCGGCCCGGCGGAGTACTTCGCGGTGGCCGTCTTCGGCCTCAGCACGATCGTCGGCGTCTCTGGCGGATCGATGCTCAAGGGCCTGGCGACGGGTCTACTCGGGCTGCTGCTGGCCGTCGTCGGGCTGGACGCCATCACCGGCTATCCACGGTTCACGTTCGGGCAACCGGAACTGCTCGACGGCGTCTCCTTCATCCCGGTGATGGTGGGCCTGTTCGGCATCGCCGAGGTGTTCACCCAGATGGTGAACGCGCCGCGCCAGCAACTCGACGGCTCCACCCAGACGACCAACATGCTGCCGACGCGCGAGGAGGCCCGGCCGCTCTGGATGCACGGGTTGCGCGGATCGCTGATGGGGATCTGGATCGGCATCATGCCGGCTGCCGGCGCCGACGTCGGCGCCATCCTCGCGTGGGATCAGAGCCGGCGCTTCTCGAAGACGCCGGAGAAGTTCGGCAAGGGGTCGCTCGAAGGACTGATCGCGGCGACGACCGGCGCCAACGCAGGCATCGGCGGATCGCTCGTGACCACGCTTGCGCTCGGTATTCCCGGCGATTCGGCGGGCGCGGTGCTGATTGGCGCGTTGCTCATGCATGGCCTGCAGCCGGGCCCGCTGCTGTTCCGCAATCGCCCGGATCTCGTCGCGACGATCGTGGCCCTGGTGTTCATGGCGTCGCTGGTCACGCTCGTGTGGGGCCTGCTCGGCGCCCGCGTGCTGGCAAAGATCCTCAAGATCAAGGACCAGTACCTCTGGGGGACGGTCCTTGCCGTGGCTCTGGGCGGCAGTTACGCGCTGAACCAGTCGACCGGTGACGTGTGGACGGCGTTGATCGGCGGCGTCCTGGGGTTCCTGCTGCGGCAGCAAGGGTTCCCGATGGGGCCGCTCGTGCTCGCCCTCATCCTCGGACCGATGGCGGAGTCGAACCTGCGCCGCGCGCTCGCGCTCTCAGAGGGCTCCATGGCGACGTTCGTCACCCGGCCGATCTCCCTGTTGTTCCTGGCACTGGGCGCCCTCACGTTGCTGTGGCCGCTGTTCTCGAAGGGCGGAGACAGCCGCCTGCCGGATTCGTCGGTTCCCGATAGCGACACGCTGTAG
- a CDS encoding sialidase family protein: MDRTRDRRLAHHANHGEAGRRTLLQRHPDPRGRAAQPRGLHTSSDGGRTWAAAGTPVADTGRGNPGALLALADGRLALIYGQRKAPYGMYAVMSEDQGRTWAPPVTLRDDAVDWDLGYPRAVLRADGVIVTAYYYNDRTSPERYIAATLWKP; encoded by the coding sequence GTGGATCGGACCCGAGACCGCAGGTTGGCGCATCATGCCAACCACGGTGAAGCTGGCCGACGGACGCTTCTACAGCGTCATCCGGACCCGCGAGGGCGAGCGGCACAGCCTCGAGGCCTTCACACGTCGAGCGATGGCGGTCGCACATGGGCGGCGGCGGGCACGCCGGTCGCCGACACGGGACGTGGCAACCCTGGTGCGCTGCTGGCGCTGGCCGACGGGCGTCTCGCGCTCATCTACGGCCAACGCAAGGCCCCTTACGGGATGTACGCCGTCATGAGTGAAGACCAGGGACGCACGTGGGCGCCGCCGGTCACGCTGCGTGACGATGCCGTGGATTGGGACCTCGGGTACCCGCGTGCCGTCCTGCGCGCCGATGGCGTCATCGTGACCGCGTACTACTACAACGACCGCACGAGTCCCGAGCGCTACATCGCCGCGACGTTGTGGAAACCCTGA
- a CDS encoding HpcH/HpaI aldolase family protein, whose translation MTSSSSPAAWVNPVKARLARGEYVVGVPVTSTSLDMAALAAKSGFDFLWVEMEHSPITLETLRHIVLATRGLPAVPFARIPAGETWMAKRVLDQGVHGVVAPFTRTPALAEQVSRACRYPPRGRRGSGSGLAEGTWPTVPSYFDSADDEVMVIVVIEEAAAVEQCEEIAAVEGVDVLFVGTSDLSFSMGYRGNMLHPEVIKAAERVRDAALRHGKHCGRPVASPESLQRFAADGFRLFHAASDLTLFAEGAKAWLDPLGRAKGGPRASY comes from the coding sequence GTGACGAGCTCTTCCTCTCCAGCGGCGTGGGTCAACCCCGTCAAGGCGCGACTCGCGCGCGGCGAGTACGTCGTGGGCGTGCCCGTCACGTCCACGAGCCTCGACATGGCGGCGCTGGCTGCCAAATCGGGATTCGACTTCCTGTGGGTGGAGATGGAGCATAGCCCCATCACCCTCGAGACGCTGCGGCACATCGTGCTGGCGACGCGTGGGTTGCCCGCCGTGCCGTTTGCCCGCATACCAGCGGGCGAGACGTGGATGGCCAAGCGCGTGCTCGACCAGGGCGTGCATGGCGTTGTCGCGCCATTCACGAGGACCCCGGCGCTTGCCGAGCAGGTGTCGCGAGCATGTCGGTACCCGCCGCGCGGACGTCGCGGTTCCGGATCGGGACTCGCCGAAGGGACCTGGCCGACCGTGCCGTCGTACTTCGACTCGGCCGACGACGAGGTGATGGTCATCGTCGTCATCGAGGAGGCGGCGGCCGTCGAGCAGTGCGAGGAGATTGCGGCCGTCGAAGGGGTCGATGTGCTGTTTGTCGGCACGAGCGATCTCTCGTTCTCCATGGGGTATCGCGGCAACATGCTGCATCCCGAGGTGATCAAGGCCGCCGAACGCGTGCGCGACGCGGCGCTGCGGCACGGTAAGCACTGCGGCCGGCCGGTCGCTTCTCCCGAGTCGCTGCAGCGATTTGCGGCCGATGGTTTTCGGCTCTTCCACGCCGCATCGGACCTGACGCTGTTTGCCGAAGGCGCGAAGGCCTGGCTCGACCCGCTCGGGCGCGCCAAGGGGGGACCGCGTGCGTCGTACTGA
- a CDS encoding tripartite tricarboxylate transporter TctB family protein: MSGPRVVSIVLAVLGLAIVAATMPWPPGSQGVPGPAVVPRVLGVALVIVSALIYRAPGTSAPAWVRYHRAVPATMGLLAAYALFWRVVPHGHGVLTGVVLIAFLRITGLPWRAAGVAAVLMATVLQVLFERGLGVRF; encoded by the coding sequence ATGAGCGGCCCGCGCGTCGTCTCCATCGTCCTCGCCGTGCTCGGCCTGGCCATCGTCGCGGCGACCATGCCGTGGCCGCCGGGCAGCCAGGGTGTGCCAGGCCCGGCCGTGGTCCCGCGCGTGCTCGGCGTCGCACTGGTCATCGTCAGCGCCCTCATCTATCGCGCGCCCGGCACGAGCGCTCCGGCGTGGGTGCGGTATCACCGTGCCGTGCCCGCCACCATGGGACTGCTGGCCGCTTATGCGCTCTTCTGGCGCGTGGTTCCCCATGGCCACGGTGTGCTCACCGGCGTCGTGCTGATCGCGTTCCTCCGCATCACGGGCTTGCCATGGCGGGCGGCGGGCGTCGCGGCCGTGCTGATGGCCACCGTCCTGCAAGTGCTGTTCGAGCGCGGTCTCGGAGTCCGCTTCTAG
- a CDS encoding sialidase family protein yields the protein MNRRTFLASSAVLLAASTKSIAQGSAEHVTVWREPGRYGGWPANHGIWSWGDEILVGFTAGVLKTDDMTRHPIDRSAGERHVLSRSLDGGRTWRLEEPATLQPPRPERRAVTGEPLRLPALQPLARPIDFTAPGLALTFRTAHGTTGAWLFASTDRGRTWQGPYAVPAFDTPGLDPRTDYLVLGRHELLVGMTALKTNGKEGRPFALRTRDGGLTWERLGWIGPETDGFRIMPATAALGANHLFSVIRRRDDTRHSLEGYRTRDGGATWVETGIVAADTGRGNPASLVRLGDGRLCCVYGYRAEPFDMRVVVSGDDGASWSTPRPLREGASDWDLGYPRSVVRPDGRVVSVYYFNDASSPERYIAATIWTP from the coding sequence ATGAATCGCCGTACGTTTCTCGCCAGTTCCGCCGTGCTGTTGGCGGCCTCGACCAAATCCATCGCGCAAGGCTCCGCGGAACACGTCACGGTATGGCGCGAGCCGGGCCGCTACGGCGGCTGGCCCGCCAACCACGGCATCTGGAGCTGGGGTGACGAGATCCTCGTCGGGTTCACGGCCGGTGTGTTGAAGACCGACGACATGACGCGCCACCCCATCGACCGCTCCGCGGGCGAACGTCACGTGCTCTCGCGCTCGTTGGACGGCGGGCGCACATGGCGGCTCGAGGAGCCTGCCACTCTGCAGCCGCCGCGTCCGGAGCGGCGTGCCGTCACCGGCGAGCCCCTGCGGCTGCCGGCGCTCCAGCCGCTCGCCCGTCCAATCGACTTCACGGCGCCGGGCCTCGCGCTGACCTTCCGTACGGCGCATGGCACAACCGGCGCATGGCTCTTCGCGAGTACCGACCGGGGACGGACGTGGCAAGGACCCTATGCGGTGCCGGCCTTCGACACGCCGGGACTCGATCCCCGCACCGATTACCTCGTGCTCGGGCGTCATGAACTGCTCGTGGGCATGACCGCACTCAAGACCAATGGCAAGGAGGGACGCCCGTTCGCGCTGCGCACCCGCGACGGCGGCCTGACGTGGGAGCGCCTCGGCTGGATTGGCCCGGAAACCGATGGCTTCCGCATCATGCCGGCCACTGCGGCCCTCGGTGCCAATCACCTCTTCTCGGTGATCCGCCGCCGCGACGACACCAGGCACAGCCTCGAGGGGTACCGCACGCGCGATGGTGGCGCCACCTGGGTCGAGACCGGCATCGTCGCCGCCGACACGGGGCGCGGCAACCCGGCCAGCCTCGTGCGCCTCGGCGATGGTCGGCTCTGCTGCGTGTACGGCTATCGCGCCGAGCCGTTCGACATGCGCGTGGTCGTCAGCGGCGATGACGGCGCGTCGTGGTCGACGCCGCGTCCGCTGCGCGAGGGCGCATCCGACTGGGACCTCGGCTACCCGCGCTCGGTCGTGCGGCCGGATGGGCGGGTGGTGTCGGTCTATTACTTCAATGACGCGTCCAGTCCGGAGCGCTACATCGCCGCGACGATCTGGACGCCGTGA
- a CDS encoding Bug family tripartite tricarboxylate transporter substrate binding protein translates to MRRTERVPGAGYRVQVSGHRAPGTANRVSPTAVTDTADYRTSPAATYQHGAHDLDRHGAVNRDQAVAVDLDQPVAVDRDQPVAVDLPPSPRLRRTRQVDGHHADARQQRRRFLLTGLGAAAALVSGCARQDGPWPSREVRVIVHAAPGGMSDTVARFTSRGLSERLGVPVLCENRVGAMGAVAFSAVKYAAPDGYLVGYAPVELAVVPHLRYVDLSTHDFDLLARHHRAPAALAVLASSPYRTLHDFVTAVRGGARVAMGASGPLSVWHLGTLALARQLGRDFIFAPFPGSGPATTALLGGHVDAVMAGVPEVQALVRGGAVRLLGIMAEAPSPVFPEAATFRSVGLDLIFEAWGGFMMPKGVAASTLARLEQDVLAAFRQPTFVQYCQTAGLDVQPLDSAAFRAFVESEATRYARLVREFGFVRA, encoded by the coding sequence GTGCGTCGTACTGAACGGGTGCCGGGTGCCGGGTACCGGGTACAGGTGAGCGGGCACCGGGCGCCGGGCACCGCGAACCGGGTGTCGCCAACCGCGGTAACGGACACCGCCGACTACCGGACAAGTCCGGCAGCTACGTACCAGCATGGCGCCCATGACCTGGACCGCCACGGCGCCGTCAACCGCGACCAGGCCGTAGCCGTCGACCTCGACCAGCCCGTAGCCGTCGATCGCGACCAACCCGTAGCCGTCGACCTTCCGCCTTCGCCAAGGCTACGGCGGACACGTCAGGTCGACGGTCATCACGCCGACGCGCGCCAGCAGCGCCGGCGTTTCCTCCTGACGGGACTCGGCGCCGCGGCGGCCCTCGTCTCCGGGTGCGCACGACAGGACGGGCCGTGGCCGTCCCGCGAGGTGCGCGTGATCGTCCACGCGGCGCCGGGCGGCATGTCCGACACCGTGGCGCGCTTCACCTCGCGCGGCCTGAGCGAGCGCCTCGGGGTGCCCGTGCTGTGCGAGAACCGCGTCGGCGCGATGGGCGCCGTGGCCTTTTCCGCGGTGAAATACGCGGCGCCTGACGGGTATCTCGTGGGCTACGCGCCGGTGGAACTTGCCGTCGTGCCGCACCTCCGGTACGTCGACCTCTCCACGCACGACTTCGACCTGCTCGCGCGGCATCACCGCGCCCCGGCGGCACTTGCCGTGCTCGCCTCGTCGCCGTACCGCACCCTGCACGACTTCGTGACGGCGGTTCGCGGTGGCGCTCGCGTCGCCATGGGCGCCTCAGGTCCGCTCAGCGTCTGGCACCTCGGCACGCTGGCGCTTGCGAGGCAACTCGGGCGCGACTTCATCTTCGCGCCCTTCCCCGGATCGGGACCGGCGACCACTGCGTTGCTGGGAGGTCACGTCGACGCGGTGATGGCCGGCGTGCCCGAAGTGCAGGCACTGGTCCGCGGCGGGGCGGTGCGGCTGCTGGGCATCATGGCCGAGGCGCCGTCGCCGGTGTTCCCCGAAGCGGCCACGTTCCGCAGCGTAGGGCTCGACCTGATCTTCGAGGCATGGGGCGGCTTCATGATGCCGAAGGGCGTCGCCGCATCGACGCTGGCGCGCCTCGAGCAGGATGTGCTCGCGGCGTTCCGGCAGCCGACCTTCGTGCAGTACTGCCAGACCGCAGGCCTCGACGTGCAACCGCTGGATTCGGCGGCGTTCCGCGCCTTCGTGGAGAGCGAAGCGACGCGTTACGCACGCCTCGTGCGCGAGTTCGGGTTCGTGCGCGCATGA